In the genome of Poecilia reticulata strain Guanapo linkage group LG16, Guppy_female_1.0+MT, whole genome shotgun sequence, one region contains:
- the cmc1 gene encoding COX assembly mitochondrial protein homolog isoform X2, with product MEATNTEIPLRHVEKDILIPKMMREKAKERCAERVEAFNSCCKESGFFMVFKCREENAALKECLTQHYQDPAFFEECKRQYIQEKLDFQKTGIPAKNRTQKLPTSM from the exons ATGGAGGCAACAAACACAG AAATCCCTCTAAGGCATGTGGAGAAGGATATCCTGATCCCCAAGATGATGAGGGAGAAAGCCAAGGAGCGCTGTGCAGAAAGAGTTGAAG ccTTCAACAGTTGCTGCAAAGAGTCCGGCTTCTTTATGGTGTTTAAGTGTCGAGAAGAAAACGCAGCCCTGAAGGAATGCCTGACACAACA CTACCAGGATCCTGCATTTTTTGAAGAGTGCAAACGACAGTACATTCAAGAAAAACTGGACTTTCAGAAGACGGGGATACCGGCCAAGAACAGGACCCAGAAACTTCCAACCAGCATGTAA
- the cmc1 gene encoding COX assembly mitochondrial protein homolog isoform X1, producing MEATNTEEIPLRHVEKDILIPKMMREKAKERCAERVEAFNSCCKESGFFMVFKCREENAALKECLTQHYQDPAFFEECKRQYIQEKLDFQKTGIPAKNRTQKLPTSM from the exons ATGGAGGCAACAAACACAG AAGAAATCCCTCTAAGGCATGTGGAGAAGGATATCCTGATCCCCAAGATGATGAGGGAGAAAGCCAAGGAGCGCTGTGCAGAAAGAGTTGAAG ccTTCAACAGTTGCTGCAAAGAGTCCGGCTTCTTTATGGTGTTTAAGTGTCGAGAAGAAAACGCAGCCCTGAAGGAATGCCTGACACAACA CTACCAGGATCCTGCATTTTTTGAAGAGTGCAAACGACAGTACATTCAAGAAAAACTGGACTTTCAGAAGACGGGGATACCGGCCAAGAACAGGACCCAGAAACTTCCAACCAGCATGTAA
- the azi2 gene encoding 5-azacytidine-induced protein 2 isoform X1 produces the protein MEPLAVDDDICILKHETAYTPAGESPLSVCAGDESVASHFALVTAYEDIKKRLRDTERENTLLKKRVKQLEEKLFRPEAPPSEGPHYVNKAFSAYRGIYIEKEDLQMELNKLKKEKSESEKLLNEQLQAKELELLQLRTEMETTQGTVMKSLNNPQDCWQMERVDTELQIRKLQEDLDRVMLENSRLLERSTEESQGLNGPDLNQTCDGKHSSREKNVQQTYAALCCEVTRLQSEMRLQTSLVRKLRPLIGETRQAASTVPVQCLDDVEKNNNNLPVIRAPGPRPPSAPPVPSCSGRPCPAVGGPPAGPPLPDSLREDCWYNGPWPSQSCLVEALVGSEACAVVLPPPPLNQASLDDSSRSFPSPPKPTDAMFWEGHSNGSNSSSSLGNFTPMSPPSAEWAKPY, from the exons ATGGAGCCCTTGGCAGTAGACGATGACATTTGCATCCTTAAGCACGAGACGGCCTACACGCCCGCCGGAGAGAGCCCGCTGTCTGTGTGTGCCGGCGATGAGTCCGTTGCCTCTCACTTCGCCTTGGTCACTGCCTACGAGGACATAAAGAAGAGGCTCAGAGACACGGAGCGGGAGAACACTTTGCTGAAGAAGAGGGTGAAGCAGTTAGAGGAAAAG CTCTTCAGACCGGAGGCTCCTCCATCAGAGGGTCCTCATTATGTGAACAAGGCCTTCAGCGCTTACAGAGGAATCTACATCGAGAAGGAGGACCTGCAGATGGAGCTTAATAAACTG AAAAAGGAGAAGAGCGAGAGTGAGAAGTTGCTGAATGAGCAACTCCAAGCCAAAGAGTTAGAGCTACTTCAGCTGAGGACCGAGATGGAGACCACCCAAGGTACAG TGATGAAGAGCCTAAACAACCCTCAGGACTGCTGGCAGATGGAGAGAGTCGACACGGAGCTGCAGATCCGCAAACTGCAGGAAGACCTCGACAGGGTTATGCTGGAGAACAGCCGGCTGCTGGAGAGAAGCACG GAGGAATCACAAGGCCTTAATGGACCAGACTTGAACCAGACATGTGATGGAAAGCATAGTTCAAG GGAGAAGAATGTCCAGCAAACGTACGCAGCTTTGTGCTGCGAAGTCACCCGTCTCCAATCAGAGATGAGGCTCCAGACGAGCCTGGTTAGGAAGCTCCGGCCACTGATCGGCGAGACGAGACAAG CTGCTTCTACCGTTCCTGTCCAGTGTCTGGACGACGTGGAAAAGAATAACAATAACCTCCCAGTCATTCGGGCCCCAGGGCCCCGCCCCCCTAGTGCCCCGCCGGTCCCCTCGTGCTCCGGCCGTCCTTGTCCCGCTGTCGGCGGCCCGCCCGCCGGCCCCCCTCTGCCAGACAGCCTGAGGGAGGACTGCTGGTACAACGGGCCCTGGCCCTCCCAGAGCTGTCTGGTGGAGGCGCTGGTCGGCAGCGAGGCCTGCGCCGTGGTGCTGCCGCCGCCTCCCCTGAATCAGGCCTCCCTGGATGACAGCTCGCGCTCCTTCCCCAGCCCCCCCAAACCCACCGACGCCATGTTCTGGGAGGGACACTCCAACGGATCCAATTCGTCGTCGTCACTGGGAAACTTCACTCCAATGAGCCCCCCCAGTGCTGAGTGGGCCAAGCCGTATTGA
- the azi2 gene encoding 5-azacytidine-induced protein 2 isoform X2 translates to MEPLAVDDDICILKHETAYTPAGESPLSVCAGDESVASHFALVTAYEDIKKRLRDTERENTLLKKRVKQLEEKLFRPEAPPSEGPHYVNKAFSAYRGIYIEKEDLQMELNKLKKEKSESEKLLNEQLQAKELELLQLRTEMETTQVMKSLNNPQDCWQMERVDTELQIRKLQEDLDRVMLENSRLLERSTEESQGLNGPDLNQTCDGKHSSREKNVQQTYAALCCEVTRLQSEMRLQTSLVRKLRPLIGETRQAASTVPVQCLDDVEKNNNNLPVIRAPGPRPPSAPPVPSCSGRPCPAVGGPPAGPPLPDSLREDCWYNGPWPSQSCLVEALVGSEACAVVLPPPPLNQASLDDSSRSFPSPPKPTDAMFWEGHSNGSNSSSSLGNFTPMSPPSAEWAKPY, encoded by the exons ATGGAGCCCTTGGCAGTAGACGATGACATTTGCATCCTTAAGCACGAGACGGCCTACACGCCCGCCGGAGAGAGCCCGCTGTCTGTGTGTGCCGGCGATGAGTCCGTTGCCTCTCACTTCGCCTTGGTCACTGCCTACGAGGACATAAAGAAGAGGCTCAGAGACACGGAGCGGGAGAACACTTTGCTGAAGAAGAGGGTGAAGCAGTTAGAGGAAAAG CTCTTCAGACCGGAGGCTCCTCCATCAGAGGGTCCTCATTATGTGAACAAGGCCTTCAGCGCTTACAGAGGAATCTACATCGAGAAGGAGGACCTGCAGATGGAGCTTAATAAACTG AAAAAGGAGAAGAGCGAGAGTGAGAAGTTGCTGAATGAGCAACTCCAAGCCAAAGAGTTAGAGCTACTTCAGCTGAGGACCGAGATGGAGACCACCCAAG TGATGAAGAGCCTAAACAACCCTCAGGACTGCTGGCAGATGGAGAGAGTCGACACGGAGCTGCAGATCCGCAAACTGCAGGAAGACCTCGACAGGGTTATGCTGGAGAACAGCCGGCTGCTGGAGAGAAGCACG GAGGAATCACAAGGCCTTAATGGACCAGACTTGAACCAGACATGTGATGGAAAGCATAGTTCAAG GGAGAAGAATGTCCAGCAAACGTACGCAGCTTTGTGCTGCGAAGTCACCCGTCTCCAATCAGAGATGAGGCTCCAGACGAGCCTGGTTAGGAAGCTCCGGCCACTGATCGGCGAGACGAGACAAG CTGCTTCTACCGTTCCTGTCCAGTGTCTGGACGACGTGGAAAAGAATAACAATAACCTCCCAGTCATTCGGGCCCCAGGGCCCCGCCCCCCTAGTGCCCCGCCGGTCCCCTCGTGCTCCGGCCGTCCTTGTCCCGCTGTCGGCGGCCCGCCCGCCGGCCCCCCTCTGCCAGACAGCCTGAGGGAGGACTGCTGGTACAACGGGCCCTGGCCCTCCCAGAGCTGTCTGGTGGAGGCGCTGGTCGGCAGCGAGGCCTGCGCCGTGGTGCTGCCGCCGCCTCCCCTGAATCAGGCCTCCCTGGATGACAGCTCGCGCTCCTTCCCCAGCCCCCCCAAACCCACCGACGCCATGTTCTGGGAGGGACACTCCAACGGATCCAATTCGTCGTCGTCACTGGGAAACTTCACTCCAATGAGCCCCCCCAGTGCTGAGTGGGCCAAGCCGTATTGA